A genomic window from Candidatus Zixiibacteriota bacterium includes:
- the arsB gene encoding ACR3 family arsenite efflux transporter, producing MNTGLSFFERYLTVWVLLAIIAGTLIGFAWPSLAVFLDRFSYAQVSIPIAICLFFMMYPIMVKIDFSRVKAAAKTPKPVVLTLVINWLIKPFTMYVIAYLFLGFLFRDLIEGTEVIKGGEVEIYRSYISGAILLGIAPCTAMVLMWSYLSRGNDALTLVMVAVNSLTMLVLYAPLGGLLLSVNKMPIPWQTIFLSVLVYVGLPLVSGYYTRKSIIGRKGIDYFNSVFLHKLTPIAITALLVTLVVLFILKGEVIIKQPLDIGLIAVPLFIQTIFIFAIGYAASRLIKLKYEDAAPAAIIGASNHFEVAIATAVVLFGLNSGAAVATVVGVLIEVPVMLMLVRFCLRTQSWFPVRESRSK from the coding sequence GTGAACACGGGACTATCGTTTTTTGAAAGGTACCTTACCGTCTGGGTCCTGCTGGCGATTATAGCGGGAACGCTTATAGGTTTCGCCTGGCCTTCATTGGCGGTATTTCTTGACAGGTTTTCCTATGCGCAGGTTTCGATTCCCATCGCGATCTGCCTTTTCTTCATGATGTACCCGATCATGGTGAAGATTGATTTCTCCAGGGTTAAGGCTGCGGCCAAGACTCCCAAACCGGTTGTTCTCACACTGGTCATCAACTGGTTGATCAAGCCGTTTACGATGTATGTCATAGCCTATCTGTTTTTGGGTTTTCTGTTCAGGGACTTGATCGAAGGCACGGAGGTTATCAAGGGTGGCGAAGTCGAGATATATCGGTCATACATCTCCGGCGCCATCTTGCTCGGCATAGCGCCGTGCACGGCGATGGTCCTTATGTGGAGCTATCTCTCAAGGGGAAACGATGCTCTGACGCTGGTAATGGTAGCGGTTAACTCGCTTACGATGCTGGTGCTTTATGCTCCCCTCGGCGGGCTGTTACTATCGGTAAACAAGATGCCTATCCCCTGGCAGACGATCTTTCTTTCGGTTTTAGTCTATGTCGGGCTTCCGTTGGTCAGCGGCTACTATACGCGAAAGAGTATCATCGGAAGAAAAGGGATTGACTATTTTAACAGCGTCTTTTTGCACAAACTTACGCCGATAGCGATTACGGCGCTGCTGGTGACGCTGGTAGTGTTATTCATCCTTAAAGGCGAGGTGATCATAAAACAGCCGCTCGATATCGGTCTCATAGCCGTGCCGTTGTTCATCCAGACCATATTTATATTCGCGATTGGATATGCCGCTTCGAGATTGATCAAGCTCAAGTACGAAGATGCCGCTCCCGCGGCTATCATTGGCGCCTCGAATCATTTTGAAGTTGCCATCGCCACAGCGGTGGTGCTCTTCGGCCTTAACTCAGGCGCAGCCGTGGCCACGGTAGTTGGGGTGTTGATTGAGGTCCCGGTGATGCTCATGCTGGTGAGGTTCTGCCTGCGCACGCAGTCGTGGTTCCCTGTAAGAGAAAGCAGATCAAAATGA
- a CDS encoding peptidylprolyl isomerase produces MNSRTLSLILVVFSLMVLVFSGCGKSGDTPVATVGDYDITMDEFSDYFTRANMSFANAQEEYNKKREILDSMIVTRLLIQGAYEKNVDKVEELARAVAANKDKFLISTLYKLRIADKAEPTEAEIKDFYNHLEYKVRAAHIVVSELDTAQALFERVKSGENFEQLAFEYSIDPDAKRNKGDLGYFLWGATVDEFQDAAFAMQPGEISPPIKSQFGYHVIKLIDKIPNDSRGEYGAMKDAIKNQIMRRKAMDLTREYFEVLKGKYPITVDTSTCDYVLHKREQVYPPQLLPTLPRNDFDLEQLDRNEKELVVASWSGGQVSLMQYLTQIKNIPANFRPDFDNYDSIGAVAFELLKPDMLKEEALAEGMDKNDEYLENMRMFKEFNMADIMKNDSIQAPPPPDEDALRAYYDEHIDEFTTPAKVHVYEIMLSDEMRATRLLKEIKSLDMFKQAAAELTERPGRRSRQGDMGFIEAKWYPELFEAAMKTSKGRMGGPVMVGGKYSIYWVVDKVEPEVRDFLEVKRLINDRLTKQAKGEAIQAWVDERLKNTNVEVDEDAIWATIEMDKYPEPVAGADSTAGN; encoded by the coding sequence ATGAACAGCAGAACTTTGAGTTTAATTCTGGTGGTGTTTTCGCTGATGGTACTGGTTTTCAGCGGTTGCGGTAAATCCGGAGACACACCCGTTGCCACCGTTGGCGATTACGATATTACCATGGACGAATTCAGTGACTACTTCACCCGCGCCAATATGTCGTTTGCCAACGCTCAGGAAGAGTACAACAAAAAGCGTGAAATCCTGGATTCCATGATAGTCACCCGGCTTCTGATTCAGGGTGCCTATGAGAAGAATGTTGATAAGGTTGAGGAGCTCGCCCGGGCGGTAGCTGCCAACAAAGACAAGTTCCTTATTTCAACCCTTTATAAACTGCGTATCGCCGACAAAGCCGAGCCCACCGAGGCCGAAATCAAGGATTTTTACAATCACCTCGAATATAAAGTAAGAGCCGCGCATATCGTGGTCAGTGAGCTGGATACGGCCCAGGCGCTTTTCGAGAGAGTGAAGAGCGGCGAAAATTTCGAACAGCTCGCTTTCGAATACTCCATCGATCCCGACGCCAAGCGTAACAAAGGTGACCTCGGTTATTTTCTCTGGGGCGCCACCGTCGATGAGTTCCAGGACGCCGCTTTTGCGATGCAGCCCGGCGAAATTTCACCCCCGATTAAATCGCAGTTCGGCTATCACGTGATCAAATTGATCGACAAGATTCCCAATGATTCCCGTGGCGAATACGGCGCTATGAAAGATGCCATCAAAAACCAGATTATGCGTCGCAAAGCAATGGATCTCACCCGGGAGTATTTCGAGGTTCTTAAAGGAAAATACCCTATCACGGTCGATACTTCAACGTGCGATTATGTTCTTCACAAGAGAGAGCAGGTATATCCCCCGCAGCTTCTGCCCACCCTGCCGCGCAACGATTTCGACCTGGAGCAGCTCGACCGCAATGAGAAGGAGCTGGTGGTAGCCAGCTGGAGTGGTGGTCAGGTATCGCTTATGCAGTATCTCACCCAGATCAAAAACATCCCGGCTAACTTCAGGCCGGATTTCGATAACTACGACTCGATTGGAGCCGTCGCCTTTGAACTGCTCAAGCCCGATATGCTCAAAGAAGAGGCGCTTGCCGAGGGTATGGACAAAAACGATGAGTACCTGGAGAATATGCGCATGTTCAAAGAGTTCAACATGGCCGACATCATGAAAAATGACTCCATTCAGGCGCCGCCCCCGCCGGATGAAGATGCTCTGCGGGCCTATTACGACGAGCATATCGACGAGTTTACGACTCCGGCCAAAGTCCATGTCTATGAAATTATGCTGAGCGATGAGATGAGAGCTACCCGGTTGCTCAAAGAAATCAAATCGCTCGACATGTTCAAGCAAGCCGCGGCGGAACTGACCGAACGTCCCGGTCGTCGCAGCCGGCAAGGTGATATGGGCTTTATCGAAGCCAAGTGGTATCCCGAGTTGTTCGAAGCCGCGATGAAGACTTCCAAAGGCCGTATGGGCGGCCCGGTTATGGTGGGCGGTAAATACTCGATCTACTGGGTCGTTGATAAAGTCGAACCCGAGGTCAGGGATTTCCTCGAGGTAAAACGCCTCATCAATGACCGCCTGACAAAACAGGCAAAGGGCGAAGCTATACAGGCGTGGGTAGACGAACGCTTGAAGAACACTAATGTGGAGGTCGACGAGGACGCTATCTGGGCCACGATCGAAATGGACAAATATCCCGAGCCGGTGGCTGGAGCTGATAGTACCGCGGGGAACTAA
- a CDS encoding cation transporter, with product MRKPAKTIILVIAVLFAFSAAAFACDEKCKTDQTAKTTEASAKMVSSKTAKSGGCPLAGSPLCGGADKAAAQTATADGMVTRTISIKGMTCTGCENSISAALVKVPGVVEVVSISYQKGEAVVKVDPAKIKESEITTAVASEGYEAKIIPAVATSTGVNSTCGLSVKNAMDNAACDSATHTTTEEKKPEETK from the coding sequence GTGAGAAAACCAGCAAAGACGATTATACTCGTAATCGCTGTCCTGTTTGCCTTTTCGGCCGCCGCTTTCGCTTGCGACGAAAAATGTAAAACTGACCAGACAGCCAAAACCACCGAAGCTTCCGCCAAGATGGTTTCATCCAAGACCGCCAAGAGCGGAGGCTGTCCGTTGGCCGGAAGTCCGCTCTGTGGGGGGGCTGATAAGGCCGCCGCTCAGACGGCTACCGCTGATGGCATGGTGACCCGCACTATTTCCATCAAAGGCATGACCTGTACCGGTTGCGAAAACAGTATTTCCGCCGCTTTGGTCAAGGTCCCCGGTGTTGTTGAGGTGGTCAGCATCAGCTATCAGAAGGGCGAGGCCGTTGTCAAGGTAGATCCTGCCAAAATCAAGGAGAGCGAGATAACCACTGCTGTTGCCAGTGAAGGCTACGAAGCTAAAATTATTCCCGCCGTGGCAACATCGACCGGCGTCAATTCAACCTGTGGTTTGAGTGTTAAGAACGCTATGGACAACGCTGCTTGCGACAGCGCCACTCACACCACGACCGAAGAAAAGAAACCCGAAGAAACCAAATAA
- a CDS encoding arsenate reductase ArsC, with translation MKILVLCTGNSCRSQMAEGFFRHYFLKAGDNESAYAVRSAGLEPHGLNPMAVRVMAEAGIDISGHSSDHLDKYAKDKFDYVITVCDNAAANCPVFPGKAKRLHWPFDDPAKVTGSEADILTEFRRIRDEIEGTVRRWLSGLDRLAPDAIS, from the coding sequence ATGAAAATACTCGTCCTTTGCACGGGGAATTCCTGCCGTTCTCAGATGGCGGAAGGTTTCTTTCGGCATTATTTTCTCAAAGCGGGAGATAATGAATCAGCCTATGCCGTCCGTTCGGCCGGATTAGAGCCACACGGTCTCAATCCAATGGCGGTAAGAGTGATGGCCGAAGCAGGTATCGACATTTCCGGACATTCATCGGACCACCTGGACAAATATGCCAAAGATAAGTTCGATTACGTGATTACGGTTTGCGATAACGCCGCCGCCAACTGTCCCGTTTTTCCCGGCAAAGCGAAGCGTCTACACTGGCCGTTTGATGATCCTGCCAAGGTAACCGGCAGCGAGGCTGATATTTTGACTGAATTCCGTCGTATCCGCGATGAAATAGAAGGTACAGTCCGACGATGGCTATCTGGTTTGGATAGACTCGCCCCTGACGCCATCAGTTAA
- the hprK gene encoding HPr(Ser) kinase/phosphatase, with amino-acid sequence MINMTVEKLFQSRAQELELTLLNGNEAGLKKKIHNAELNRPGLALTGFFERFASKRVQILGETEMAYISRLSTERLKEISYKLFEFDIPMLIISKGITPPFEVIEAADRHNTGVFSSRLSTAELTNRLSAYLDHVFAPSINVHGTLMDVYGVGLLYTGKSGIGKSEVALDLVERGHRLVADDVVKITRTTPDVIIGTGSELLGHHMEIRGVGIIDIEELFGIRSIRLQKRIEVEVNLTLWSEAEDYERLGIEDHKTNLLGVGIPVVRVPISPGKNITVISEVIAMNHMLKVYGENSAVEFTKKLSQTLSRQSVTKDYLESDYE; translated from the coding sequence ATGATCAATATGACGGTCGAAAAACTGTTCCAGAGCCGCGCCCAGGAACTGGAGTTGACTCTTCTCAACGGCAACGAAGCCGGGCTGAAAAAGAAGATTCACAATGCCGAGTTGAACCGCCCGGGACTGGCTCTAACGGGTTTTTTCGAGCGCTTCGCCAGTAAACGCGTCCAAATCCTCGGCGAGACCGAAATGGCCTATATCAGCCGGCTCTCGACCGAACGACTTAAAGAGATTTCGTACAAACTGTTTGAGTTCGATATCCCCATGCTGATAATCTCGAAGGGCATAACGCCGCCGTTCGAGGTTATCGAGGCCGCCGACCGACACAATACGGGGGTATTCTCAAGCCGCCTCAGCACAGCCGAACTCACCAACCGGCTGTCGGCCTACCTCGACCACGTCTTCGCGCCTTCGATCAATGTCCACGGAACCCTGATGGATGTCTATGGTGTCGGCTTGCTCTATACCGGTAAATCAGGTATCGGTAAATCCGAGGTCGCGCTGGATCTTGTCGAACGCGGCCACCGGTTGGTTGCCGACGATGTCGTGAAAATTACCCGCACGACGCCCGATGTTATCATCGGAACCGGATCGGAGCTTCTCGGACATCACATGGAGATTCGCGGGGTAGGTATAATTGACATTGAAGAACTCTTCGGAATCCGCTCGATTCGTCTTCAGAAAAGAATCGAGGTGGAAGTAAATTTGACTCTGTGGTCGGAGGCCGAAGATTATGAGCGGCTTGGAATTGAAGACCACAAAACCAATCTGCTCGGCGTGGGTATCCCCGTTGTCAGGGTGCCTATATCGCCGGGGAAAAATATCACGGTGATTTCGGAAGTCATTGCCATGAACCATATGTTGAAGGTTTACGGTGAGAATTCCGCGGTCGAATTCACAAAGAAGCTGTCACAGACCCTGAGCCGTCAATCGGTAACAAAAGACTATCTCGAATCCGACTACGAGTAG
- a CDS encoding S4 domain-containing protein, translating to MRIDDYLSTVGLIKRRTVAKELAHNGMITVNGRVVKPAYQVKPKDIIQLKGKNALAVEVLELPSGSIAKTDRENYYKELKVE from the coding sequence ATGCGCATAGATGACTATCTGTCCACTGTCGGGCTGATTAAGCGTCGAACCGTCGCCAAAGAACTTGCCCACAACGGTATGATCACCGTCAATGGTCGCGTCGTTAAGCCCGCCTATCAGGTCAAACCTAAAGACATTATCCAGTTGAAGGGCAAAAACGCCCTGGCTGTCGAAGTACTCGAGCTGCCTTCGGGCTCGATCGCGAAAACCGACCGCGAAAATTATTACAAAGAGCTAAAAGTAGAATAG
- a CDS encoding peptidylprolyl isomerase — protein sequence MRLLKLVLILTAVAVFASPATAQREVIDRIVAVVGDQVILASELAGQMQLLVLQSGTRPKNQQEIEQLQKDVLDQMVSDRLFLLAAREDTSISVREEEIDDALEEQVTRISQNFDSYDEFMAALASEGLSLRDLKRRYRTDVENQMLKQRFIQSKLATVSVSRQEVKEFYDTFKDSIPSQPEGVKLAHILLTVRPSQKVEDSIRQYVTDLRQRILDGADFATISSQYSTGGAGVNGGDLGYLSPEDVVPEFARAAFNLNIGDISGVIRTQFGYHVIKCEGKEGERSRLRHVLVEVPATLEDSSMTYQLADSLLQVAREGDDFAQLAKAFSADNDTRAQGGELGWFAVADMPQEFADAVQGWDTPGEYRGPVTSRYGIHILKLLDYQPEKEYTFDEDYDRIKELARQDKTGKMVDKWIEQLKDKTYISYRLED from the coding sequence ATGAGACTTCTGAAACTCGTATTGATCCTGACAGCGGTTGCGGTGTTCGCGAGCCCCGCGACCGCTCAGCGGGAAGTGATCGACAGGATCGTCGCGGTGGTCGGCGACCAGGTCATACTCGCTTCGGAACTGGCCGGGCAGATGCAGTTGCTCGTGCTTCAGTCCGGCACACGGCCGAAAAATCAACAGGAAATCGAACAGCTCCAAAAAGACGTTCTCGACCAGATGGTCTCCGACAGACTTTTTCTGCTCGCAGCCAGGGAAGACACGAGCATCTCCGTGCGCGAGGAAGAGATCGATGACGCCCTTGAGGAGCAGGTCACCCGCATCTCTCAGAATTTCGACAGCTACGATGAATTCATGGCGGCGCTTGCCTCCGAGGGCCTCAGTCTCCGTGATCTGAAAAGGAGATACCGCACTGACGTCGAGAATCAGATGCTCAAGCAGCGCTTCATCCAGTCAAAGCTCGCCACCGTTTCGGTGTCCCGACAGGAAGTCAAGGAATTTTACGATACGTTCAAAGACTCGATACCGAGTCAGCCCGAAGGTGTCAAACTGGCTCACATACTGTTGACCGTTCGGCCTTCACAGAAGGTGGAGGATTCGATACGTCAATATGTGACCGACCTGAGGCAGCGAATACTCGATGGCGCCGATTTCGCCACGATCTCCTCGCAATACTCGACCGGCGGAGCCGGGGTCAACGGAGGCGATCTGGGTTATCTGTCGCCAGAGGACGTTGTCCCGGAATTCGCCCGGGCCGCCTTCAATCTGAACATCGGAGATATCTCCGGCGTCATCAGAACCCAGTTCGGTTACCACGTCATAAAGTGCGAGGGAAAAGAAGGTGAGCGTTCCCGGCTGAGACACGTTCTGGTCGAAGTTCCGGCGACGCTCGAAGATTCCTCCATGACCTACCAGCTGGCCGACTCTCTGCTTCAGGTGGCCCGCGAAGGGGATGATTTCGCCCAACTGGCCAAAGCGTTTTCCGCTGATAACGATACGCGGGCCCAGGGCGGCGAACTTGGCTGGTTTGCCGTCGCGGATATGCCCCAGGAGTTTGCCGATGCGGTGCAGGGTTGGGACACCCCCGGTGAATACCGCGGTCCCGTTACGTCGCGCTACGGAATCCACATTCTCAAGCTCCTCGATTACCAGCCGGAAAAAGAGTACACCTTCGATGAAGACTACGACCGCATAAAAGAATTGGCGCGTCAGGATAAAACGGGCAAGATGGTTGACAAATGGATCGAGCAATTGAAAGACAAAACATATATAAGCTACCGTCTTGAAGACTGA
- a CDS encoding metalloregulator ArsR/SmtB family transcription factor, whose amino-acid sequence MNFNLPSNIDHEIFKALSEPIRLRIVALLTEGELCVCDIQNVLSLPQSTVSRHMSRLKTSGVVRDSRRGKWIYYQLSFTGRPLMTALADYFGTLKNKEPFAGDSKRLAQRHLKEDRCG is encoded by the coding sequence ATGAATTTTAACTTGCCATCGAATATCGACCATGAGATTTTCAAGGCGCTTTCTGAACCGATTAGACTGAGAATCGTCGCCCTTCTGACGGAGGGGGAACTTTGTGTCTGTGACATTCAGAATGTTTTGTCGCTGCCTCAATCTACGGTTTCACGACACATGTCACGGCTTAAAACATCCGGCGTGGTGCGGGATTCGCGGCGCGGGAAGTGGATTTATTACCAATTGTCATTTACCGGCCGACCCCTGATGACGGCGCTTGCGGACTATTTCGGCACACTGAAAAATAAAGAACCCTTCGCCGGCGATAGCAAACGGCTGGCTCAACGACACTTGAAGGAGGATCGTTGCGGGTGA
- a CDS encoding VWA domain-containing protein translates to MKFTYTEFDDELYRTLKSLASLMAIFNYLLVRFNGDVEETLKMMERLQQQGYIDPDLDLEEFKRQLKQSRIVKQTAQGLKLGARGEKQLRQDAFEQIFQRMKAAGKGQHALPYEGGSSEETLPEKRNFNFGDSYRSIDYNSSLFNSIKRSGDFGLNISEKDLEVYESERSTSCATVLMIDVSHSMILYGEDRITPAKQVAMAFTELILTKYPKDDLSIVLFGDTAEQVQIKDLPYIGVGPYHTNTQAGLRMARQILLSRKHVNKQIFMITDGKPSMITRKNGQLYRNPMGLDPIIVNRTLDEAVICRKKKIPITTFMVTDDPYLQKFVQRLTELNRGRAYFSSVDNLGSYVIWDFVANRKRKTG, encoded by the coding sequence TTGAAATTCACCTATACTGAATTCGATGATGAGCTCTACCGGACTTTGAAGAGCCTCGCCAGCCTGATGGCTATCTTCAACTACCTGCTCGTTCGTTTTAACGGCGATGTCGAAGAGACTCTCAAGATGATGGAGCGCCTTCAGCAGCAGGGGTATATCGATCCCGACCTGGACCTGGAAGAATTCAAACGCCAGTTGAAGCAATCACGGATAGTCAAACAAACCGCGCAAGGTCTGAAACTCGGCGCCAGGGGAGAGAAGCAATTGAGGCAGGATGCGTTCGAGCAGATATTCCAGCGCATGAAGGCGGCCGGCAAGGGACAGCACGCGTTGCCTTACGAAGGCGGGTCGTCCGAAGAAACGTTGCCGGAGAAGCGAAACTTCAACTTCGGCGACAGCTACCGGTCCATCGATTACAACAGCTCCCTGTTCAATTCCATCAAAAGAAGCGGCGACTTCGGTTTGAACATATCCGAAAAAGACCTCGAGGTTTATGAGTCGGAGCGATCAACCTCGTGCGCCACGGTGCTTATGATTGATGTTTCCCATTCGATGATACTCTACGGCGAAGACCGCATTACGCCCGCAAAGCAGGTGGCGATGGCGTTTACCGAGCTGATTCTGACCAAATATCCCAAGGATGATCTTTCGATCGTATTGTTCGGCGATACGGCCGAGCAGGTACAAATCAAGGATCTTCCTTACATAGGCGTAGGTCCCTATCACACCAACACGCAGGCGGGTCTTCGCATGGCCAGGCAGATTCTTCTCTCCCGCAAACATGTCAATAAGCAAATCTTCATGATTACCGATGGTAAACCATCGATGATTACCCGCAAGAACGGACAATTGTATCGCAACCCGATGGGATTGGATCCGATAATCGTCAACCGCACCCTGGATGAAGCGGTCATTTGCCGCAAAAAGAAAATACCTATCACGACCTTCATGGTGACCGACGATCCATATCTTCAGAAATTCGTGCAACGCCTGACTGAACTTAACCGGGGGAGAGCCTACTTCTCATCGGTAGACAATCTTGGAAGCTACGTTATCTGGGATTTTGTTGCCAATCGAAAGAGAAAGACCGGCTGA
- a CDS encoding DUF3365 domain-containing protein translates to MRTALVLLMSSFLLFSCGKKADTDTSSATTSDNDLLVDASNRLIAKFGKELKSELMAAMSDGGAENAISVCQLKAPEIAKANSGQYWSIVRVSDKNRNPENFADDHQMAILARFADTTGQTAAYSYEWSEQQPKIFRYYKPIMTAPLCLKCHGPIDQLEPGVKAALQEKYPDDKATGYDADQLRGMFVVEVLWPEGKEFAEQLAADTL, encoded by the coding sequence ATGCGAACTGCGTTGGTTCTTCTGATGAGCAGCTTTTTGCTTTTCTCCTGCGGCAAGAAGGCCGACACCGATACGTCCTCTGCCACCACAAGCGATAATGATCTGCTGGTCGATGCCTCGAACCGTCTGATAGCCAAATTCGGCAAGGAGCTGAAGAGTGAACTGATGGCGGCTATGTCTGATGGCGGTGCGGAGAACGCCATTTCAGTGTGCCAGTTGAAGGCGCCCGAGATCGCCAAGGCCAACTCCGGCCAGTACTGGTCGATTGTCCGCGTCAGCGACAAAAACCGCAACCCGGAGAATTTTGCCGATGACCACCAGATGGCTATTCTGGCTCGCTTCGCCGATACTACCGGTCAGACGGCAGCTTATTCATACGAGTGGTCCGAACAGCAGCCGAAAATCTTCCGCTATTACAAACCCATTATGACCGCGCCACTCTGCCTGAAATGCCATGGACCGATCGATCAGTTAGAGCCGGGAGTAAAAGCCGCGCTGCAGGAAAAATATCCTGATGACAAAGCTACCGGCTATGATGCTGATCAACTGCGGGGAATGTTCGTGGTCGAAGTGCTTTGGCCGGAAGGTAAAGAGTTTGCCGAGCAGCTTGCGGCTGACACATTGTAA
- a CDS encoding magnesium chelatase codes for MTKTNSDARAATLGALKKSGWKSKTVKEELRQNLLNKIRSSEAVFPGIIGYDRTVIPQIENAILSRHNFILLGLRGQAKSRLIRQLYRLLDDYIPVIPGTQLNEDPLNPISPMGKRMVAEMGDDMPIEWLQPHERFHEKLATPDVSIADLIGDIDPIKAAREKLDISNEEVIHWGIIPRTNRGIFAINELPDLQPRIQVGLLNILEENDIQVRGFPLRVPLDMMLVFTANPEDYTNRGNIITPLKDRIDSQVVTHYPRTLSDARAITSGEVSHDNAAAYIPEFLRNILEEVAFEARTSEYVDQSSGVSARVSISALENFLSNVERRAARNGEKDNYPRMCDLYSVIPSVSGKIELVYEGEQEGAVVVAHNLISQAINKEFLKHFPRPNKERQKPDEPMRDNPYEAVIDYFSGGTRLEISDDMDENAYQGQLKKIPGLKEIVSRYFGTKDERETILRMEFVLEGLHHNNLISREMEDTTFRYGDIFSDMLRGMGGAR; via the coding sequence ATGACTAAGACCAATAGCGATGCCAGGGCCGCAACCCTGGGCGCCCTTAAGAAATCGGGATGGAAAAGCAAGACGGTCAAGGAGGAGTTGCGGCAGAACCTGCTGAACAAAATCAGATCTTCCGAAGCGGTCTTTCCCGGAATCATCGGTTACGACCGCACGGTCATTCCACAGATAGAGAACGCCATTCTTTCAAGGCACAATTTCATTCTGCTCGGTCTTCGCGGACAGGCCAAAAGCCGCCTTATCCGCCAGCTCTACCGGTTGCTCGATGACTACATTCCGGTCATTCCGGGCACCCAGCTAAACGAAGATCCTCTCAACCCTATTTCGCCCATGGGTAAGCGAATGGTTGCCGAAATGGGCGACGACATGCCGATTGAATGGCTGCAGCCCCACGAGCGATTCCACGAGAAATTGGCCACGCCCGATGTTTCTATAGCCGATTTGATCGGTGATATCGACCCGATCAAAGCCGCCCGTGAAAAACTCGATATCTCCAATGAAGAGGTCATTCACTGGGGGATTATTCCACGCACCAACCGGGGCATCTTCGCCATAAACGAATTGCCCGATCTTCAGCCGCGCATACAGGTGGGTTTGTTGAATATCCTCGAAGAAAACGACATCCAGGTGCGGGGCTTCCCGCTGCGAGTACCGCTCGACATGATGCTTGTGTTTACGGCCAATCCCGAAGACTACACCAACCGCGGCAACATTATCACTCCGCTTAAGGACAGAATCGACTCCCAGGTTGTCACGCACTACCCGCGCACTTTGTCCGATGCACGGGCTATTACCTCGGGCGAGGTTTCCCACGACAATGCCGCCGCCTACATCCCGGAGTTTCTTCGCAATATTCTCGAAGAAGTGGCTTTCGAGGCGCGCACGAGCGAGTATGTGGACCAGTCATCAGGCGTGTCGGCGCGCGTGTCTATCTCGGCGCTGGAAAATTTCCTCTCCAATGTCGAGCGCCGCGCCGCCAGAAACGGCGAGAAAGACAACTACCCGCGCATGTGCGACCTGTACTCCGTTATCCCGTCGGTGAGCGGCAAGATAGAGCTTGTTTACGAAGGTGAGCAGGAAGGGGCTGTCGTGGTCGCGCACAACCTGATTTCCCAGGCGATAAACAAGGAGTTTCTCAAGCACTTTCCACGTCCCAACAAAGAACGTCAGAAACCCGATGAACCGATGCGCGATAACCCGTACGAGGCCGTCATTGACTACTTCTCCGGCGGAACCAGACTTGAGATATCCGATGACATGGACGAAAACGCCTATCAGGGTCAACTCAAGAAGATTCCCGGCCTTAAAGAAATAGTCTCGCGCTACTTTGGTACCAAAGACGAGCGTGAGACCATCCTGCGCATGGAATTCGTCCTCGAAGGACTGCACCACAATAACCTGATATCGCGCGAAATGGAGGACACCACTTTCCGATATGGCGATATATTCTCCGATATGCTAAGAGGCATGGGGGGCGCCCGTTGA